Within Streptomyces antibioticus, the genomic segment AGACGCATCGCCTCCTCGAGAACCGGACCCCGGATCTCGTAACAGACGTTGGCGAGCTTCGTCGACTGGATCACCTGCATGTCTGGGAGCTTACGGTGCGGTAACGCCCGCCGGGGCGTGTTTTCCACCACGTGAGACGCGCACTTTAGGGGGATTTTTCCCGGGGCGCTCCCGGCCGGAAATGACTCCTTGCCCACGCCCCCCTCTGTAATCAGAATGCACATGACAATTCAGCGGGCGGCCGGCGGATCCCGGTCGCCCCGTCGTGCAGAGGGGACCCCCACATGAGAAAGCCTCTCGTCGCCGCGCTCATCGCCCTGGCCATAGCCGGGGCGGGCGCGGCACCCGCGAGCGCCAGTGCCGCCGAGACCAAGGCCGCCGACACCAAGGCCGCAGCCCCCACGCTCCAGGCCGTCACCCTCGCCGGGACCGTCGCGCTCAGCAACTGTTCCGGCTCGGTCGTCCGCTTCCCGAACTCCCTGGACACCGACCCCGCGCTGGTGCTCAGCAACGGCCACTGTCTGACCTCCGGCTTCCCGGAGCCCGGCGAGGTCATCACCAACCAGTCCTCCACCCGCACCTTCGGACTGCTCAACTCCTCCGGCACCCGGGTCGCGACCCTGCGCGCCTCCAAGCTCGCCTACGCGACGATGACCGACACGGACGTCTCGATCTACCAGCTCACCAGCAGCTACGCGACGATCCGCAACAGCTACGGCATCTCCGCGCTGACCGTGCAGGACACGCACCCGGCCGCCGGCACCGCCATCACCGTGGCGTCCGGCTACTGGAAGCGGCTCTACAACTGCAATATCGACGGCTTCGTGTACCGCATCAAGGAGGGCGACTGGACCTGGAAGGACTCGGTCCGCTACACCTCCGCCTGCCAGACCATCGGCGGCACCTCCGGCTCCCCGGTGGTCGACCAGGCCACCGGCAAGGTCGTCGCCGTCAACAACACCGGCAACGAGGACGGCCAGTCCTGCACGGTGAACAACCCCTGCGAGGTCGACACCGCCGGCAACGTCACCGTCCGCAAGGGCATCAACTACGCCCAGCAGACCTATCTGATCCCGGCCTGCTTCACCACCGGCAACCAGCTCAACCTGAACGCGGCCGGCTGCGCCCTGCCCAAGCCGTAGGCGCCGCGCGCGGGGCGTTCCGTCACATGGGACTGCGACGGACCGCCCGCCCCGCCAGGACGTCCGTGCGCCGGCCGTCCTCGATGACGAAACGGCCGTCGATCAGGACGTGCGGGATGCCGGTCGGCAGGGCGCGGGGGTGGTCGTAGGTCGCGCCCGCCGCCACCGTCGCCGGGTCGAACAGGACCAGGTCGGCGCGGTAACCCTCGCGGACCAGGCCCCGGTCCGGCAGGCGCAGACGGGCCGCCGGGCGGCCGGTCAGATGGGCGACGCACTCCTCCAGCGACAGGACGCCCGCCTCCCGTACGTACTCCCCGAGGTAGCGCGGGAAGGTGCCGTACGCGCGCGGGTGCGGTTTCGCGCCCTGGAGGATGCCGTCCGAACCGCCCGTGTGGACCCGGTGCCGCATGATCGTGCGGACGTTGTCCTCATGGCCGACGTGCTGGAGGATCGCCGGGCCGAGCCGGTCCGCGAGGAGCAGTGCGCGGGCCGTCTGCCAGGGGCTCTCGCCGCGCAGCGCCGCCGACCGGGCGACCGTACGGCCCACGAAGTCGCCCAGGGCCGGGTCCGTCACGCCCGAGATCTCGATGGTCTCCCAGTCGACCGGTACACCGTGGCAGCCGTCGGAGCCGGTCACCTCCAGATCGTGGCGGACGCGCTCGGCGGTCTCGTCGTCCGCGAGGCGGCGCAGGATCTCCGCCGGGCCGCCCTCGCCCGCCCAGCTCGGCAGCAGCGCCGCGAGGGTGGTGCAGCCCGCGGTGTACGGATAGGTGTCCAGGGTGATGTCGGCGCCCGCGTCCAGCGCCTCGTCCAGCAGCGCCACCAGCTCCGGCGCCCGGCCCTCGTTCACCCCGAAGTTCATGGTGGCGTGGGCCAGATGGAGCGCACAGCCCGCCTCACGGGTCAGCGCCACCATCTCCGCGTACGCCTCCAGGGCACCCGCGCCGTAGGAGCGGTGGTGGGGGCAGTAGTAGCCGCCGTACCGCGCCACCACCCGGCACAGTTCGGTGAGTTCGGTGTCCGGCGCGTACATCCCCGGGGTGTAGGTCAGCCCGGACGACAGCCCGACCGCGCCCTGTTCCATGCCCTCGGCCACCAACTGCCGCATCCGGTCCAGCTCCCGGTCCGTGGCCGGGCGGTCCGTCCAGCCGACGACCAGCGCCCGCAGGGTGCCCTGCGGGATCAGATAGGCCGCGTTGACCGCGATGCCCCGGTCCAGCCGGTCCAGGTACTCGCCCACCGACCGCCAGTCGAAGTCGATGTCGTCGCCGTGGCCGTTCCACCCCGTGACGGCCCGCCGGACCCCTTCGAGCGTGGCGTCGTCCACCGGCGCGTACGACAGCCCGTCCTGGCCCAGGACCTCCAGGGTCACGCCCTGCGCGGCCTTCGCGCTGTGGTCCGGGTCGCGCAGCAGCGCCAGATCGCTGTGGGCGTGCATGTCGATGAAGCCGGGGGCCAGGACCAGCCCCTCCGCGTCCAGCTCGCGCACCGCCTTGGGACGCTGGCAGCCCGCGGCCGCCGCCTCCTTGACGATCGACACGATCCGGCCGCCGTCGATGACGACGTCGGCACGGTAGGAGTCCGCGCCGCTGCCGTCGACGACGTCCGCGTCCCGGACGACGAGATCTTCCATACCGGCCTCCCGCTCGGAGATACGTGCGGATCAGAGGAACGTGCGGATCATAAGGACGCGCGGGTCAGAAGAACGTGCGGATCAGAAGAACGTGCGGACGTACTCGACGACCGTGCCGTCCGCCTCGGCCACCGGGATCAGCGGCCACTTGTCGAACGACGTGCACGG encodes:
- a CDS encoding S1 family peptidase, which produces MRKPLVAALIALAIAGAGAAPASASAAETKAADTKAAAPTLQAVTLAGTVALSNCSGSVVRFPNSLDTDPALVLSNGHCLTSGFPEPGEVITNQSSTRTFGLLNSSGTRVATLRASKLAYATMTDTDVSIYQLTSSYATIRNSYGISALTVQDTHPAAGTAITVASGYWKRLYNCNIDGFVYRIKEGDWTWKDSVRYTSACQTIGGTSGSPVVDQATGKVVAVNNTGNEDGQSCTVNNPCEVDTAGNVTVRKGINYAQQTYLIPACFTTGNQLNLNAAGCALPKP
- a CDS encoding N-acyl-D-amino-acid deacylase family protein, with product MEDLVVRDADVVDGSGADSYRADVVIDGGRIVSIVKEAAAAGCQRPKAVRELDAEGLVLAPGFIDMHAHSDLALLRDPDHSAKAAQGVTLEVLGQDGLSYAPVDDATLEGVRRAVTGWNGHGDDIDFDWRSVGEYLDRLDRGIAVNAAYLIPQGTLRALVVGWTDRPATDRELDRMRQLVAEGMEQGAVGLSSGLTYTPGMYAPDTELTELCRVVARYGGYYCPHHRSYGAGALEAYAEMVALTREAGCALHLAHATMNFGVNEGRAPELVALLDEALDAGADITLDTYPYTAGCTTLAALLPSWAGEGGPAEILRRLADDETAERVRHDLEVTGSDGCHGVPVDWETIEISGVTDPALGDFVGRTVARSAALRGESPWQTARALLLADRLGPAILQHVGHEDNVRTIMRHRVHTGGSDGILQGAKPHPRAYGTFPRYLGEYVREAGVLSLEECVAHLTGRPAARLRLPDRGLVREGYRADLVLFDPATVAAGATYDHPRALPTGIPHVLIDGRFVIEDGRRTDVLAGRAVRRSPM